A single Capra hircus breed San Clemente chromosome 13, ASM170441v1, whole genome shotgun sequence DNA region contains:
- the PIGT gene encoding GPI transamidase component PIG-T: MAAAVRIFLLLLLLLGPGGWGQAEPPRDSLREELVITPLPSGDVAATFQFRTRWDSELQREGVSHYRLFPKALGQLISKYSLRELHLSLTQGFWRTRYWGTPFLQAPSGAELWAWFQETVTDVDESWKELSNVLSGIFCASLNFIDSTNTVTPTASFKPLGLANGTDHSFLRYAVLPREVVCTENLTPWKKLLPCSSKAGLSVLLKADRLFHTSYHSQAVHIRPVCRNARCTSVSWELRQTLSVVFDAFVTGQGKKDWSLFRMFSRTLTEPCPLASESRVYVDITSYGQDNETLEVYPPPLTTYQDVILGTRKTYAVYDLLDAAVVSNSRSLNIQLKWKRPPENEAPPVPFLYAQRYVSGYGLQSGELSTLLYNTHPYRAFPVLLLDSVPWYLRLYVHTLTITSKGKENKPSYIHYQPAQDRMQPHLLEMLIQLPANSITKVSIQFERALLKWTEYTPDPNHGFYVSPSVLSALVPSVVAAKPGDWEESPLFNSLFPVSDSSSYFVRLYTEPLLVSLPTPDFSMPYNVVCLTCTVVAVCYGSFYNLLTRTFQIEEPRKGGLVKRLANLIRRARGVPPL, encoded by the exons ATGGCGGCGGCCGTAAGGATtttcctgctgttgctgctgcttctgggaCCGGGCGGCTGGGGCCAGGCGGAGCCCCCACGCGACAGCTTGAGGGAGGAGCTAGTCATCACCCCGCTGCCTTCAGGGGACGTAGCCGCCACATTCCAGTTCCGCACGCGCTGGGATTCGGAGCTGCAGCGGGAAGGAG TGTCTCACTATAGGCTCTTCCCCAAAGCCTTGGGGCAGTTGATCTCCAAGTATTCTCTCCGGGAACTGCACCTGTCCTTAACCCAAGGCTTCTGGAGGACTCGATACTGGGGGACGCCCTTCTTGCAGGCCCCATCGGGGGCAGAGCTGTGGGCTTGGTTCCAAGAGACCGTCACCGA CGTGGATGAGTCCTGGAAGGAGCTCAGTAACGTCCTCTCCGGGATCTTCTGCGCCTCTCTCAACTTCATCGACTCTACCAACACAGTCACGCCCACTGCCTCCTTCAAACCCCTGGGGCTGGCCAATG GCACGGACCACTCCTTCCTGCGCTATGCGGTGCTGCCGCGAGAGGTCGTCTGCACCGAGAACCTCACCCCATGGAAGAAGCTCTTGCCCTGCAGCTCCAAG gcaggcCTCTCGGTGCTGCTGAAGGCTGACCGCCTGTTCCACACGAGCTACCACTCCCAGGCAGTGCATATCCGCCCTGTTTGCAGA AATGCACGCTGTACCAGCGTCTCCTGGGAGCTGAGGCAGACCCTTTCTGTTGTATTTGATGCCTTCGTCACTGGACAGGGGAAGAAGG ACTGGTCCCTCTTCCGGATGTTCTCCCGAACTCTCACTGAGCCCTGCCCCTTGGCTTCGGAGAGCCGAGTCtatgtggacatcaccagctaTGGCCAG GACAACGAGACATTGGAGGTGTACCCGCCCCCCCTTACCACATACCAAGACGTCATCCTGGGCACCCGGAAGACCTATGCCGTCTATGACCTCCTGGATGCAGCTGTGGTCAGCAACTCGCGCAGCCTCAACATCCAGCTGAAGTGGAAGAGGCCCCCAGAGAATG AGGCCCCCCCGGTGCCCTTCCTGTACGCCCAGCGGTATGTGAGCGGCTACGGGCTGCAGAGCGGGGAGCTGAGCACGCTGCTGTACAACACCCACCCGTACCGGGCCTTCCCTGTGCTGCTGCTGGACAGCGTGCCCTGGTACCTGCGGCTGTATGTGCACACGCTCACCATCACGTCCAAgggcaaggagaacaaaccaa GTTACATCCACTACCAGCCTGCCCAGGACCGGATGCAGCCCCACCTCCTGGAGATGCTGATTCAGCTGCCGGCCAACTCCATCACCAAGGTCTCCATCCAGTTTGAGCGGGCACTGCTTAAGTGGACTGAGTACACCCCGGACCCCAACCATGGCTTCTATGTCAG CCCGTCTGTCCTCAGCGCCCTCGTGCCCAGTGTGGTGGCAGCCAAACCCGGGGATTGGGAAGAGAGCCCCCTCTTCAACAGCCT CTTCCCAGTCTCTGACAGCTCCAGCTACTTTGTGCGGCTCTACACGGAGCCGCTGCTGGTGAGCCTGCCCACGCCGGACTTCAGTATGCCCTACAACGTCGTCTGCCTCACGTGCACCGTGGTGGCCGTGTGCTACGGCTCCTTCTACAACCTCCTCACCCGCACCTTCCAGATCGAGGAGCCCAGGAAGGGCGGCCTGGTCAAGCGGCTCGCCAACCTCATCCGGCGTGCCCGAGGTGTCCCCCCGCTCTGA
- the DBNDD2 gene encoding dysbindin domain-containing protein 2 isoform X2 has protein sequence MDPNPRAALERQQLRLRERQKFFEDILQPETEFVFPLSHLHLESHRPPIGSISSMEVNVDTLEQVELIDLGDQDAADVFLPCEDPPPTPQTSGVDDRPEEPSLPVPTPDRTTSRTSSSSSDSSTNPHSAEASDGGADTPLAQSDEEEDGGHDGVADPGACS, from the exons ATGGACCCAAATCCTCGGGCAGCCTTGGAGCGCCAGCAGCTCCGGCTTCGGGAGCGGCAGAAATTCTTCGAGGACATTTTACAGCCTGAGACGGAGTTTGTCTTCCCCCTGTCCCACCTGCATCTTGAGTCGCACAGAC CCCCCATAGGTAGTATCTCATCCATGGAGGTGAATGTGGATACACTTGAGCAAGTGGAGCTTATCGACCTGGGGGATCAAGATGCAGCGGACGTGTTCTTGCCTTGCGAAGACCCTCCACCAACCCCCCAGACGTCTG GGGTGGACGACCGTCCCGAGGAGCCAAGCCTGCCAGTGCCCACGCCAGACAGGACGACGTCTCGCACTTCCTCCTCATCCTCCGACTCCTCCACCAACCCGCACAGCGCTGAGGCCAGTGACGGCGGAGCAGACACGCCCCTGGCACAGTCTGACGAAGAGGAGGATGGAGGCCACGATGGCGTGGCAGACCCCGGAGCCTGCAGCTAG
- the DBNDD2 gene encoding dysbindin domain-containing protein 2 isoform X1, producing the protein MRMNTELRSRRSFWPWSEPGGTARGASLSPLGPRFPPHSSTRAGRDAQRPSRPSGGLGSPPASGGAAQRPTPPPPTRPVPAPTPPSALESWAAALIVPEPGTVGCRGADMDPNPRAALERQQLRLRERQKFFEDILQPETEFVFPLSHLHLESHRPPIGSISSMEVNVDTLEQVELIDLGDQDAADVFLPCEDPPPTPQTSGVDDRPEEPSLPVPTPDRTTSRTSSSSSDSSTNPHSAEASDGGADTPLAQSDEEEDGGHDGVADPGACS; encoded by the exons atgaGAATGAACACAGAGCTTCGGTCCAGGAGGAGCTTCTGGCCCTGGTCTGAGCCAGGAGGCACCGCGAGAGGGGCAAGCCTTTCCCCTCTGGGCCCACGGTTTCCGCCTCACTCCTCCACCCGCGCCGGCCGGGACGCGCAGCGCCCCTCTCGGCCCTCTGGAGGACTTGGCTCCCCGCCGGCGTCTGGGGGCGCGGCGCAGcggcccacccctccacccccgacCCGCCCTGTCCCGGCGCCCACCCCGCCCAGTGCTCTGGAAAGCTGGGCGGCGGCTCTGATCGTCCCGGAGCCAGGAACCGTGGGCTGCAGGG GAGCTGACATGGACCCAAATCCTCGGGCAGCCTTGGAGCGCCAGCAGCTCCGGCTTCGGGAGCGGCAGAAATTCTTCGAGGACATTTTACAGCCTGAGACGGAGTTTGTCTTCCCCCTGTCCCACCTGCATCTTGAGTCGCACAGAC CCCCCATAGGTAGTATCTCATCCATGGAGGTGAATGTGGATACACTTGAGCAAGTGGAGCTTATCGACCTGGGGGATCAAGATGCAGCGGACGTGTTCTTGCCTTGCGAAGACCCTCCACCAACCCCCCAGACGTCTG GGGTGGACGACCGTCCCGAGGAGCCAAGCCTGCCAGTGCCCACGCCAGACAGGACGACGTCTCGCACTTCCTCCTCATCCTCCGACTCCTCCACCAACCCGCACAGCGCTGAGGCCAGTGACGGCGGAGCAGACACGCCCCTGGCACAGTCTGACGAAGAGGAGGATGGAGGCCACGATGGCGTGGCAGACCCCGGAGCCTGCAGCTAG